In [Mycobacterium] stephanolepidis, the genomic window TTGCCGCTGGTGTACGGCGCGCTGTATCTGTGGGCCTACTGGGACCCCTTCGGCCACGTCAACAAGATGCCCGTGGCCCTCGTCAACGCCGACAAGGGCGCCACTGTTTCCGGCCAGCAGGTGAACATCGGCGAGGAGATCTCCAAGAGCCTCACCGCAGACGGCAGCATGGATTGGCACGTCCTGAATCTCGATGAGGCGCGCGCCGGAGTCGACCACGGCAAGTACTACTTCATGTTGGAGCTGCCGCCCGATTTCAGTGAGGCCATCGCCTCACCGCTGACCGGTCAGCCCAAGCAGGCCAATCTGGTCGCCGTCTACAACGACGCCAATAACTACATCTCCTCGAGCATCGGCCGCACCGCCATCGACCAGGTGCTCAATGCCGTCTCGACCCGTATTTCCGGGCAGGCCGTCAATCAGGTTCTGTCCGTCGTGGTTTCCTCCGGCGCGGGCATCCAGCAGGCCGCCGATGGCGCCCAGAAACTCGCAGACGGCGCGGCCAAGGTCGATGACGGTGCCGGCCAGCTCGCCAACGGGCTGCACACCGCCCGACCCGGATCAGCGCAACTGGCCACCGGCGCCAAGCAGCTCTCCGACGGCATCAACCAGGCCACCGACCCCCTGCTGACCGTCAGTAAGGCGGTCGCGAACATCGGCGGCAGCACCGACAAACTTCAGCAGGGCACCGACGCGCTCCGGCAGGCCAATGATCAAATCGACGGCATCGCCAAGGCCCAGGACAGCGCCGCGAACGCGCTCACCGCGGTGATCGATCAGCTGGCCGGGCGCCAGGACCCGGCGGCGAACACCTTGCGCGGGATACAGGATCAGCTGCGTGAACATCAGTTCACACCCCAGGTTCGCCAACAGCTGACCGACGCGGAGAACGCGTCGATCGCGATGACCGAGACGCTGCGCGGACCCGGCAGCCCGCTGAAGTCTGCGCTCGATCAGGTCGGCGGCAAGGGGCAGGAGCTCACCAACAAGCTCACCCAGCTGCGTAACGGCGCGCAGCAGCTGGCCACCGGGAACGCGCAACTGTCCACCGGTATCGCCCACATGGACGACGGTGCACAACAACTGAAGTCGGGCACCGCACAGCTGCGTTCCGGTTCGGCTGAACTGGCGACCAAGCTCGCCGAAGGCGCCAAGCAGGTGCCCAACTGGAGCGCTCAGCAGAAGGATGCCATCGCCGACACCATCGGTGGTCCGGTGCATCTGGAGACCTCGCATGAGAACGCCGCGCCCAATTTCGGAACCGGCATGGCACCGTTCTTCGTCACGCTGGCGTTGTTCTTCGGCGCATTGGTGCTCTGGATGATACTGCGGCCCTTGCAAACTCGGGCTATCGCCGCCGAGGTTCTGCCGATTCGGGTGGCCCTCTCCAGCTATCTTCCCGCGGCCACCATCGGGATCTTCCAGGCGATCATCCTGTACTGCGTGGTGCGATTCGCACTTGGAATGCACGCCGCGCACCCCGTCGCGATGCTCGCCTTTATGGTGCTGGTCTCGTTCGCGTTCGTCGCCGCGACTCAGGCCATCAACGCGCTGGTGGGTCCGGCCGTCGGCCGGGTGCTGCTCATGGCGCTACTGATGTTGCAGCTGGTCAGCGCCGGCGGCATGTATCCGGTGGAGACCACCTCGAGACCCTTCCAGGTGCTGCACAAATACGATCCGATGACGTACGGCGTCGACGGATTGCGTCAGCTGATCCTGGGCGGCATAGACGGCAGGTTGTGGCAGTCGGTGATCACCCTGCTCTGCATCGCGCTGGGCGGGCTCCTGATCACCAGCCTGTCGGCCCGGCGCAATCAACTCTGGAATCTGACGCGGCTGCTGCCGTCGATCAAGATGTAGCGCGCTCCGCCGTGGTGGCCTTGCGCCGGGAGCGTGTCATGGCCACTCGGCGCTCCCGTGTTGTCATCGCGCCCCAAACACCGTGTGGTTCATCGGTTCTCATGGCATACGCCGCACATGGCCTGCGCACCGGGCACTCGTTGCAGATCTGTTTCGCCTGCACCTCGTACTGCTTCCGCAAGGCTCCACGCTGAGTTTCGGCGTAGTAGAAGATATCCGTCGACATTCCGCGACAGACCGCTTTAACCTGCCACTCCAGTTCGTCCAGGCCCGGTTCCAGGCCGCGGAACTTCGGTCGTGTCACGGCCGTGCCCCAAACCGCCCGAAAACATTTCGGTGCGTCGATGCCATCCGCATCCACCGAGTCTGGAGCCCATGACCGTCGGAATGCGATAGCCAGTTTGGACAATGCGCGCCGCGGAATTATCCCGACTGGCTCTAGGATTCGCCGGCGCCAATCGCTACTGTGTGCGTCCGCTGCCCCAATCCACCTCGGTGGGCGGGTGCGGCGACAGTCCAGGCGGCGATTGTGCTCGCCGCCGCGGTGCCCAGACAAATCGCGGCATACCAAAGACTGCCGATCGGATCGCCGGTGCCGGTCACCCCATTGTCCGCCCCGACGTAGTCGGGCAGCGCCGTCACCCACAGCACCGTCATCACCACCAGGTAGAACCCCGCATAAATCAGGATGGCCGGATGCGTGGTGTAACCGTCCGCGCCATCGCGCCGGACACCGCGCCACTGTTTGATCAGCACAGGCGCCGCCACTGCCACGACGGCGATCAGCTCCAGGGCATAGACCACACCCACCACGGTGGTGCTGCCCGATACCGCACCCGCGATGGTTGCCGGCAGCGGCAAGACCGCGGTACCGATCGACGCCAACACACCGATAACCACCGTGCGCCAGATGATCTGACCTCCTGTGAAGGATCGCCCATGGTCCACATGCCGCCCCACGAGCAATTGGGCACAGAAAGCCAACGACATCGGCCATAGTGCGGCAAAGACGACCACACTGCCCATGGGCACCGAGTCGAAGAATGGCTTGTTCAGCGGATTGTCCAGCGTCCATTCCCACCACCGCAATTGCGGGCCGAGGTGGTCGAAGATCTCATAGAACGCGTGGTGCACCATGCCGACGCACGCCGCTCCGATCAGGACGCCGTAGCGGCGGAAGACGCCCAGTGTCCTGACGATCTCGAAGGCCACGGTGGCCATCATCGGATAGATCGCGATGATGTACAGGGGTAGCCGTCCCCACAAGAAGTCGACAGTAAAAACGTTGTGCGCGAACATCGTATCCACATGCTCGCTGATACCGAACGGCCCGGGGAAGTACAGGGGCGGTTCGATGATCAACAGGTATGCGATCGCTCCGAACCATACGACGATGTTTGTCGGATCGTTGTGGCGGCGGAGCCGAATGATCGCGTAGACCAGCGCCAACACCGCCCCCGCGATTACGGTCAGTTCCAAGACCGGCAGCGTCCAGTTCTCCAGTGAGAACGGGCTGCGGAAGGCGACGATCCCTCCCGCGGTGTCGCACGAGAATCCCAGGCGCGCTGCCAGATCGGCGAATGTGGGGGCACACAGATCAGACATGTTCAGACTCCCACCTGCGCCACCGGATCAGCCGTGTACCACTGCGTGACTTCATAACCGGCCTCATAACGCGCGAACCATTCGTCGGCCAAGGCCGGCAACTTCTCATGTGCTGGATTGTGCCCCGGGATCTGACTGCGCACCGCACCCGACATCGCGACGAGCACCTCGCGCACCGGCAAGCTACTGAACGCGTTCTCGATGGGTCCGTCATACGGTGCGTCCACAAACGGAAGCCGTTGCAGCAGAGACTTCTTCCGCGCCTGCATGCCGAACATCGACAGCGCGTCCACCTTGCGATCCTCGAGAGGGACATGCTTGTTGAAGCCTTCGCAGGCGATGCGCAACACCGCCCAAACGTGCCTGAAGATCGACGGCGCCACGCGCATGCGGTACCAGGGATCGTCGGCCACCGCGTCATAGATGATCAGCGCCGAGCTGCGATGTTCCACCTCTTCGACGAAGTGCCACAGGAACAGCGAGGCGACGCGATCGTCGCCCGGCGCGAACAGGGTGTCGTCGTGATCCAGCATCAGTTTGAACACCGGGGTGAACGTCGCCTCCAGGTCGGCGGTGTAGGCCAACCGATACTTCAACGGCTTGTTCGCGGTCAGGTCATCGAAGGCGGCGACTACCTCGTCCAGGGTCTCCTTGAGGCCCGGGTAACTCTTGATCAGACCCTTGGCGTGCTGGCGATGCCCCATGGAGTGCTGGCCCTCTTGCCGAACGAAGGCCTCGGCCTCCTCGGCGATCGCCGGATCGGCAATCAGCGGCATGGCCTCGGGAATCATCTGCCCGATCATCTTCTCGAATGCGATCGCCAGGAAGGAGACCGCGTTGGCCATGCTCGAAAACGCCGGGTTGGACTCGTTCCACAGGAACGGAACGTGATGGTCGGCGAACGCAAACCGCAACTTGCGCACGATGAGTTCCGTCATGACAGGCACCTCGCTTAGAACATACAATCAGACACTTATTTGTTATTCTGTATGATTACTGGATCGGGCGTGCGGTGTCAACGGTCGATATGCTGCATAGATGCCGGCGGCCAGGGGACTTCACGATGGCGCGTAGACGGGGGTGGGACGGTCAACCGCCGAACAGTGACGCCGAGGCGTCCGATCGGATAGTCGCCGCGGCCGTGAAGCTGATCGGCGAGACCGGTTCAGCGGTAAGCCTGGCCGACGTCGCGGCAGAGCTCGGCGTCATCCGGCAGACCGTCTACCGGTATTTCCCGACGGCTGACGCACTCATGCATGCGGCCTCCATCGCGTCGGTGGACAGCTTCCTGGACCGGCTGACGGGAGTCGTGCGCGGTATCACCGATCCCGCCGAAGCACTTACCGAGGGTGTGCTCTACACCTTGGAAGAAGTCACTCGCACACCACATTTGGCCATCATGATGTCCGAACCGTACGCACACTCGCACACCAGCGATATGACCTCGGACGAGGCACAGGCCTTCGGTCTGCGCATGCTCGGCCGATTCGACGTCGAATGGGACCAGTACGGATACGACGATGAGGCCAAACGCGGACTCGTCGAGTTCGCCCTACGAATCATGCTGTCGTTCTTCGTCTCACCCAATGAAGCCACGCGTTCCCGTGATGAACTGCGTCGCTTTCTCAGGCGCTGGCTCGGCGGAGCCATCCTGGCCCAGCGCTCTAATTAATCACTAAATTCGTTTAGATTAATCACTTCTATCGTCTTTCGTAATTAGTCGCGCGGTCCTACCTTCACGTTATGAAGCCGATCAATCGACGCACCGTCCTCGGCGGTGTCGGAGTGGCGGGGGTCGCAGCCGTCGCCGGCGCAGGGGCCGACCGCGCTCTGTCTTCTCCCCGCTCCCGTGACGACATAAAGGATCAGACCGTGACCGATGACGCCGCCCGCTTCGGCGATCCCCGCATCCCCGCCGAGTTGAACACCGCACAACCGCACCTGTTTCACCTTGGCGCGCTGGCACCGCAAACCTTCTACGGGGGCGACCTGCGGCAGGCCCACGAGGGCAATTTCCCTATCCTCACCGGGCAGCAGGCCAGCATCGTCATGGTGACCTTGCAGCCGGGCGGAATACGGGAACCGCACTGGCATCCCAGCGCCTGGGAGATCAACGTCATCACCAGCGGTGTGGCGAAGTGGACGTTGTTGGACCCGGAGGGACACAGTGAAACCTTCGACGCACACGTCGGCGATGTCGTCTTCGCACCTCAGGGATCGCTGCATTATTTCGAGAACAAAGGCACCGAGGACCTCAAGCTGCTGATCGTGTTCAACGCCAGTACTGCGGAAGGCAAGGACGACATTGGAATTGGCGCGTCGATCAGCAAGCTGCCGCCCGATGTCCTCGCCGCGATATTCGGTGTACCGACGGAGACCTTCGCATCATTCAAGAAGATCGATGAGTCCGTCACCATCCTGCGCAGGCCTAACCGGTGACGTGCGGGCGGAATCGGCGCTCCAACCCGCGATTCACGACGAGTCCGAGGATCGCACCATAGGGCCGGCGCAGAAATCCCGGAAGAACTCGGGCCACCGCTCCTTGCACACCTTCACCATGGCGCACCCGCACCACGTCGGGGGCGATCTCCTCGAGCATCACCCAATGCCGGATATGTAGTCCCGGAATGCCGCCACCCCAGCAGAGTGTGTCCGCGTGACGCACAACCAGCCAACGCGCCAACGGAACCACGATCCAGCCGCGACGGCCGAAGCCCAGAGCCATCGCGACGCCTTCGACGAGGGGTCCACGCGACCTGAACGGTAAGAAGTTTCCCCACCTAGGCCAGCCGTGCACATCCACGATCGTCTGCCAAACATCTCCACGTGGTGCAGCGATCACGGACTCGGTCTCGGCGTACCACAATGGTTGCACGGCTGTGTTTTTGGCGCCTGGCCGGCGGAACAACGCCTCAACGCGCGAGCCTGAAGCCCGACGCTCGACCTGGTTCATCCATCCCTCCTCGATTGTCCACCGGTGCGGTGTGCCGCAGCAGAAAGCTGGTGATCAAGTCGGCGAGCGGCTCAGGCACGCCGTCAGGTCGCGGCACAGCGAAGCCCACGTCTACATGCGTATAGCCCCGGATAACATGTGCTTCACCGACATTCACGAATGGCAGGCGCGGCGCAAAGGGAACCAATCCGGCGAAGAGCGACAGCAAGGGCTTGGCACGCATACCCCGCTCATGCTGAATGGATGCCAGATCCCCGCAGCGCGCTCCCGCCATGACGAACGCCTGATCAATGGTGTATCGGGAGGCGTGGTAGGGCTCGAAACACACAGCCGCGCGCCCCGCGAATGCTTTTGCGCTCGCTGCCATCTCCGCGGACTGCCCGGTACCGACGGCAGAGTTCCAGCGGTAAAGGTGCTCCGGATCTGTCGGGCCTGCCAGCGGTTTCTCCCCCAACAGAAACCCCACCAGCCCGCGTACGACGGGAACACGCCAGGCCCACGCAGGTACCGGGAAGGACCGCGGGCCTTGCGGGCCATCGAGTGATCCGACCGAGATTCCGCCGACCCCAACGGGACTGACTGCAGCACCCAGCCACATCCCGAACTCCGCAGCACTGGTGTAGCGGAACCGCGGCCGCCCAGTCAACACCTGCCGCAGACCCGTCGAGAAGATGAGCCGTGTGAGGATGCGCCAGACACGGTGGTACGCGCCTGCCGCAAGCGACGTGGTGATCCGTTCATTCAGGTTCGACTCGACCTCCGGGCTCAGGTACGCGTACGTCGCGTAAACACGCAGGGCATAAGACATCAGGGCCACCGAACTCCCAGAGATCCGCGGCAGCACGCCGGATCTCAGACCCCCCACCACGTGCGGATACAGCGCCTCGGCCAGTGACGGCACCGGCCACCCCGCGACGCGTAGCGCCGGGTGGGTCCGCAACCCGAAGTCGCAGTCGACAGGGGTGTCCAGCGCGACGAATCCCCTGCACATGTCATGGCCGGGAATCCCGTCGAAATCCCACGCGCCAAAAGCGGCCGCCACAATCGCACCGCCGGAGTGACCTCCGATAAACACCTTCTGGCGCCGCACTTCTGGGTCGGGAACGAATCTCTCCAGCGTCTCGTGCATGTCGCGGATGACACGAGCGAATCCGAACTCTGCCAGGAAGGGGACGTCACGATTCGCCTTGATTCCTTCGAAGACGCTGCCGTCGACGACCGCGCCGTTGAAGTAGTAATCGAAGGCGATATCGGGTGCATCGGCGGCGAACGCGGCACGCACGCCCGCCGAGTCTTCCAGGCCGGCACTGCGGCGGGCCAGCGCCCACACTTCGACTGCCAGAACTTGTTCCACGCCCCGGCGCAGCACGGTGTTGGCAAGGCAATCCAGGGAACTGGGTCCGCCATAGTTGCCCGGCTGCAAGACCAGGATGGCGTCGGCGTCGTGAGCCTCGGCAGGACCACCGGTCAGCCGGTAGCGCAGGAAGCTCAGGTAGTCGAGGGCCTCGGGACACGCGGTCGGATGCTGCTCCAACGGTGAATGCCACCCGACCCGAGTGACCTCGACGGTCTCATCGGAGTCGACCAGTACCCGCCCCGTGCTCATCGACTGGCCTTGGCCCGTGCGTGCCTCAATCCATAGCCGAAGACAATCTTCATGCCCAGCGACATCACCGGATTGGCGATTGCGGTGACCCATCGGACAGGCCGGGTACGCTTGGCAAGTAGACCGGGTTTGACGGCCACCCGCCACCGGATGGCGCTCCGGGTCGGCCCCAACGTGTCGAACCACATGACGGCCGCCAGCGCGCGTACACCGGGTGACGCGAGTTCACCAAGGTAGAAACGCATCTCGCGGAACGGCTCAAATCGTGTGAAGTATCCGGCGTTCAGATGACGCCCTCCCATCCGCAACATGCGTCGTGATCCGTCGCCGCGCGGCGGCGCGGTGAGCCATTCGGCACGCCAGGGCGGAAAGTCGATGTCGTCCAGCAGCGCCCACAACTGCTCGACCGGTACCGAAAACGCAGCACGGCCCTCGGCGATCAGCGGCGCAGAAACATAGAAGTCCGAATCCGGCGTAACCGGCTCCAGATGATGCAATCGCAGCAACAGCAGCATCCCGTCGTCGTTATTGAGTCCAACTATAATAAGAACGGCACGCTATCCTGTGGCCCAACTCATGTCAACGACTCCTCGAACTCGTCTTTCCGTGGCAGCCCGCCGCGAGGAACTCCTGCGGGTGGGCTCGGTACTCTTCGCCACCCGCCCTTATGACGAGGTCTGGATCGAGCACGTCGCCCAGGAAGCGGGCGTGTCGTCCGCCCTGATCTACCACTACTTCGGCAACAAGAAGACCTTCGTCGGCGAGATTGTCCGCCGCGATTCCGAGTCATTTCTGCGGGCGATCACGGTGGACCCCGCACTACCGCCCTACGAGCAGTTCCTCACCTCGCTCGACGCCTACCTCGACCACATCGAACAGCATCCACACGCATACATCGCGATGACCCGCGGACTGACCAGCACCGACCCGGAGGTCCGGGAGATCCTCGACAGCAACCGTGCGGTGGTAACAGAGCACACCCTCAAGAGGATCGTCTCGGGAACGCCCACGCCCGCCCAACGCATGATCGCGCGCGCCTGGGTCGTCTACATCGTCGACATGTGCATGGCGTGGCTCATCGACGGCATCGTCGACCGCGCCGAGCTGCGCGATCTACTGATCCGTTCCTACGACGCGCTCAGCGGCGTCATCACGGACATCGGAAGCGCTTAGCGCACAATGCGCTTCGCTCGCCCGTGAGGTAGAGCCCCATTACTCGTTCACTACCACTAGCCTTACTTCCCGGACAGCGGTCGGTGCGCGTTATGGAGGAGAAGGTGGCCACACCCCGGCGCCGGCGTGTGTCCTTGAAGTTCCGGCGCACCTTGGTTCTCGCTCACCGCTGGATCGGCCTCATCGGTGGGCTCCTTGTGGTGATCATCAGCACCAGCGGCGCCATACTCGTGTACCAGCCGGAGCTCGTCCGGGCATTGCACCCCGAGATCTTCCGCACCACATCCGCAGCCAAACCGGTCGGATTCGCGCGGGCGATCACCGAGGTCCAATCGCACTACCCCGAAATCCAGCTTGCGAGTGCCTCTCTCAAGGACGGTGTGTATCTGCTCAGCGCCTCCGGCACACGCGACACATTCTTCGTCGACGCGGGCACCGGCCTCCTCAACGGCCGAATCGATCTCGGCGCGGGAGTACTGGGATTCCTGGTCAACATGCACGACTGCGGGTTCACCTGCGAGGGCTACAGCGGCTACGTCCCCTTCCTGACTCAGCCTTCCCCGCTGGCGCAGCTCGACGCCTTCGCCGGAATGTCCTGGGGGTCGGCACTACTCGCCCTGGCGGCCCTTATCCTGCTCCTACTGGTGGTTCCCGCACCGTACATCTGGTGGAAGGCAATTCGTAAGTTAAGCAACGCCTTACGTGTGCGATGGGCCTCCGGGCGGTTCGCTCGCGATTTCGACCTGCACGCCATGATCGGCATCGTCGCCACGGCGCCGTTGATCGTATGGGGGCTGACCGGAACGCAATTCGAGGTCCCCGGGCTGACCACCCTGTGGTACTCCTTCACCGGAGGGCAAGCCTCCGAGAACACGTTCGCGGGAGGCCCGGGCGAGCAGAACATCACCGTGGAACGCGCCGTGGACGCTGCCGCGCGCCAGTTCCCGGGATCTGAGGTGACCTGGATAGGACTCCCGGATGACGACAATGCCTTCTACACCGTGGATCTCTTGGATCCCGGCGAGCCAGATTTGCGGGCGCACAGCCTCAACTACCACGGCAACCGCTCCGTCGGGGTAGACGCCCACGACGCCGGCCACGTGCAGATCCTTCGCGATAAACCAGCCACCGCATCGAACGCCATCGCCGACGAATGGGCCGGGCCCGCCGCGCATTTCGGCCTTGCCGTAAACGGCTATTGGCGCTCGATCTGGTTCGTTCTCGGCATGGCTCCACTAATGCTCGGACTCACCGGCCTGAGCACCTGGCATTGGCGGCGCCGGGCCCGTCTGCGTGCGCGACTCAGGAACGCACAGGTTTCCGGCGCGGGCGCGAAAGCACCCGTGTCGGCCACCAGAACCACGTCCCCAGTAGCCGAACAAGCGCAGGGACAACGAATGAGCGCACGATCAGTGTGTCGAGTAGCAGCCCGATGCACACGGTGGTGCCCACCTGGCCGATGGTTCGCAGATCGCTTGAGAGCATCGCCAGCATCGTGAAGGCGAAAACCAAGCCCGCAGAGGTGACAACGCCTCCGGTACTTCCCAGCGCACGGATGAGTCCGGTGTTCAATCCGGCGTGGGTCTCTTCTTTGAGCCGGGCGATCAGCAGCAGGTTGTAGTCCGATCCCACTGCCACCAAGATGATGAACGTCAGCGGCAGGATCAACCAGTGCAAGGGCAGACCGACGAGATGCTGCCAAATAGGTACCGAGAGACCGAACGCGCCCGCGAATGAGAAGGCCACCGTGCCGATGATGACGAACGGCGCCACCAGACTTCGGGTGATGACCATCATGATCAAGAAGATCAGGGTGAAAGCCGCGATCGCTGCGATGAGCAGATCGGACGCGGCGTACTCTTTGATGTCCTTGTTGTTCGACCCCGCGCCGCCGATGTAGACCTTTGACCCCGCCAACGAGGTCTCCTTCAGCGCCGTCGTGATGGCATCGGGGAACTCGTTAACATGTTCAATGCCTTCCGGTCCCATGGCGTTGCCCATGTGCGTGACGATGAACCGAGCCGCTTTGCCATCCGGTGACATCATCAGCGCCATACTGGTTTTGATGTCCTCATTGTCGAAAGCTTCGTGCGGTATGTAGAAGAAGTCGTCGCTACGGGACGCGTCGAAGTCGTTGCCGACGTTGATCATGTCGTCGAATGTCTGGTCCGTGGCGGTGGACTGCAGATTCGTCTGGCCGTAGGTGTTGACGATGAGGGCTTGCAGCGCTTCCTGGTCGTTGGCCGTGAGCTTCAACAGCGAAACCATCTGGGGCAACAACTGGTCGACAACCTCAAGGGAGCCCACCGCATCCTTGATGTCGGCGGCCAACTTGTCGATGCTGTCCAGCATGTCGAACAACGACCGGAACGACAGGCACACCGGAATGTCGAAACAGTGTGGTTCCCAATAGAAGTAGTTGCGCAGCGGGCGCATGAAGTCGTCGAGGTTCGAGACCTTCTCGTTCATGTCCTTGGTGACTTGCTGCATGTCCTCCATCGTCACGACGGTGTTGTGCATTTCATCCGCGAGCTTTTGCGTCAGGTCGATGGTCTGTCGCAAGACCGCCACCGAGTGCGCCATGATCTGGGCCTGCTTGTCGGTGTTGGTGTTCTGAGCCTTCGTGAAGGGCAGTTGCTGACCATTCCCACTTCCCTGCGTGGTGAACAGGTAAGGCAGAGAGGCATGTTCGAGCGCCCGTCCCATCGGCCTGGTGATGCTCTGCACCATCGCGACGCCGGGGAGTCGTACCAGGCTCTTGGAGACTCGGTCCAACGAGATGAAATCGGCCGAGTTGCGCATGTCGTGGTCCGATTCGACCATGAGCATCTCGGTGAACAGCTTGCTCGGCGGGAAATGCCGGTCTGCCGCCGCAAAACCTTCCTTCGCAGGGGCGTCGGACGGCTGATAGGCCCGATCGTCATAGCTCACCTGATAGGTGGGCACGAAGACCGCCCCCACGAGAACCGCTGCT contains:
- a CDS encoding metal-dependent hydrolase produces the protein MTELIVRKLRFAFADHHVPFLWNESNPAFSSMANAVSFLAIAFEKMIGQMIPEAMPLIADPAIAEEAEAFVRQEGQHSMGHRQHAKGLIKSYPGLKETLDEVVAAFDDLTANKPLKYRLAYTADLEATFTPVFKLMLDHDDTLFAPGDDRVASLFLWHFVEEVEHRSSALIIYDAVADDPWYRMRVAPSIFRHVWAVLRIACEGFNKHVPLEDRKVDALSMFGMQARKKSLLQRLPFVDAPYDGPIENAFSSLPVREVLVAMSGAVRSQIPGHNPAHEKLPALADEWFARYEAGYEVTQWYTADPVAQVGV
- a CDS encoding YhgE/Pip domain-containing protein — translated: MLAGLAFGSEIKRFGRSRMTRAAIVVLMLLPLVYGALYLWAYWDPFGHVNKMPVALVNADKGATVSGQQVNIGEEISKSLTADGSMDWHVLNLDEARAGVDHGKYYFMLELPPDFSEAIASPLTGQPKQANLVAVYNDANNYISSSIGRTAIDQVLNAVSTRISGQAVNQVLSVVVSSGAGIQQAADGAQKLADGAAKVDDGAGQLANGLHTARPGSAQLATGAKQLSDGINQATDPLLTVSKAVANIGGSTDKLQQGTDALRQANDQIDGIAKAQDSAANALTAVIDQLAGRQDPAANTLRGIQDQLREHQFTPQVRQQLTDAENASIAMTETLRGPGSPLKSALDQVGGKGQELTNKLTQLRNGAQQLATGNAQLSTGIAHMDDGAQQLKSGTAQLRSGSAELATKLAEGAKQVPNWSAQQKDAIADTIGGPVHLETSHENAAPNFGTGMAPFFVTLALFFGALVLWMILRPLQTRAIAAEVLPIRVALSSYLPAATIGIFQAIILYCVVRFALGMHAAHPVAMLAFMVLVSFAFVAATQAINALVGPAVGRVLLMALLMLQLVSAGGMYPVETTSRPFQVLHKYDPMTYGVDGLRQLILGGIDGRLWQSVITLLCIALGGLLITSLSARRNQLWNLTRLLPSIKM
- a CDS encoding TetR/AcrR family transcriptional regulator — protein: MARRRGWDGQPPNSDAEASDRIVAAAVKLIGETGSAVSLADVAAELGVIRQTVYRYFPTADALMHAASIASVDSFLDRLTGVVRGITDPAEALTEGVLYTLEEVTRTPHLAIMMSEPYAHSHTSDMTSDEAQAFGLRMLGRFDVEWDQYGYDDEAKRGLVEFALRIMLSFFVSPNEATRSRDELRRFLRRWLGGAILAQRSN
- a CDS encoding SRPBCC family protein yields the protein MLLLLRLHHLEPVTPDSDFYVSAPLIAEGRAAFSVPVEQLWALLDDIDFPPWRAEWLTAPPRGDGSRRMLRMGGRHLNAGYFTRFEPFREMRFYLGELASPGVRALAAVMWFDTLGPTRSAIRWRVAVKPGLLAKRTRPVRWVTAIANPVMSLGMKIVFGYGLRHARAKASR
- a CDS encoding SRPBCC family protein, giving the protein MNQVERRASGSRVEALFRRPGAKNTAVQPLWYAETESVIAAPRGDVWQTIVDVHGWPRWGNFLPFRSRGPLVEGVAMALGFGRRGWIVVPLARWLVVRHADTLCWGGGIPGLHIRHWVMLEEIAPDVVRVRHGEGVQGAVARVLPGFLRRPYGAILGLVVNRGLERRFRPHVTG
- a CDS encoding WhiB family transcriptional regulator yields the protein MAIAFRRSWAPDSVDADGIDAPKCFRAVWGTAVTRPKFRGLEPGLDELEWQVKAVCRGMSTDIFYYAETQRGALRKQYEVQAKQICNECPVRRPCAAYAMRTDEPHGVWGAMTTRERRVAMTRSRRKATTAERATS
- a CDS encoding TetR/AcrR family transcriptional regulator — encoded protein: MSTTPRTRLSVAARREELLRVGSVLFATRPYDEVWIEHVAQEAGVSSALIYHYFGNKKTFVGEIVRRDSESFLRAITVDPALPPYEQFLTSLDAYLDHIEQHPHAYIAMTRGLTSTDPEVREILDSNRAVVTEHTLKRIVSGTPTPAQRMIARAWVVYIVDMCMAWLIDGIVDRAELRDLLIRSYDALSGVITDIGSA
- a CDS encoding cupin domain-containing protein; the encoded protein is MKPINRRTVLGGVGVAGVAAVAGAGADRALSSPRSRDDIKDQTVTDDAARFGDPRIPAELNTAQPHLFHLGALAPQTFYGGDLRQAHEGNFPILTGQQASIVMVTLQPGGIREPHWHPSAWEINVITSGVAKWTLLDPEGHSETFDAHVGDVVFAPQGSLHYFENKGTEDLKLLIVFNASTAEGKDDIGIGASISKLPPDVLAAIFGVPTETFASFKKIDESVTILRRPNR